A window of Mycolicibacterium holsaticum DSM 44478 = JCM 12374 genomic DNA:
GCTCGGTGTAGTGCACCATGCCGGTCAGCACGACCGACACCGCCACGTAGAGCACCGTGACGATCGCCAGCGAGGCCAGGATGCCGCGCGATATGTCGCGCTGCGGGTACTTGGTCTCCTCGGCGGTGGTCGCGATGATGTCGAACCCGATGAACGCGAAGAACACGATCGACGCGCCGGCCAACAGGCCGTACCACCCGTAGCTGCTGCCCTCGGCCCCGGTCAGCAGCGAGAACAACGACTGCTCGGTACCGCTGCCACCGTGGCCGGGCTCCGCGGGCGGCAGGAACGGCGAGTAGTTCGCGGCCTTGATGTAGAACGCACCGACCGCCACCACCAGCAGCACCACCCCGACCTTGATCACGGTGATCGCCAGGCTGACCCCCGCGGAGAGCTTGGTGCCGCGCGCCAAGATCAGCGTGACGAACGCGATGATCAGCAGCGCACCCCAATCTAATTGCAGCCCAGCAATATTCATCGCGCCGCCGCCGAAGTTGAACACGGTGCCGAGGTAGCTCGACCAGCCCTTGGCGATCACCGCGGCCGCGACGGCGAACTCGAGGATCAGATCCCAGCCGATGATCCAGGCGACGAACTCACCGAACGTGGCATAGGAGAACGTGTAGGCGCTGCCTGCCACCGGCACCGTCGACGCGAACTCGGCGTAGCACAGCGCGGCCAGCCCGCACGTGGCCGCCGCGATCAGAAACGACACCGAAATGGCCGGACCAGTGAGGTTTCCCGCCGTCGACGCGGTGATCGTGAAGATGCCGGCCCCGATCACCACCGAGACACCGAAGACGGTCAAATCCCACCAGTTGAGGTCCTTGCGCAGCCGTGTCTCGGGTTCGTCGGTGTCGGCGATCGACTGCTCCACCGACTTGGTCCGCCGCGTCATGGCATTCCTTCCTGATCCGATGACCGCAATGTAGCGGTAGCCTTTACCCAATGGGCCGGACTGCCGAACACGCAGTTGTCATCGGAGCGAGCATCGGCGGCCTGTGTGCGGCGCGGGTGCTATCGGACTTCTATGGTCGGGTGACGCTGTGCGAACGCGACGAGCTGCCCGACGGCCCCGCCAACCGGGCCGCCGTCCCGCAGGGCAGGCACGTGCACATGCTGATGGCGCGCGGCGCCCAGGAGTTCGAAACCCATTTTCCCGGCCTGCTCGACGACATGGTCGGCGAGGGCGTTCCGATACTGGAGAACCGGCCCGACTGCATCCACTTCGGCGCGGCGGGCCATGTGCTCGGCACCGCGCACCGGCTGCAGTCCGAGTTCACCGCGTACGTGCCGAGCCGCCCGCAGCTGGAATGGCAGATCCGCAAGCGGGTGCTGGCCATTGACAACGTCGAGATCATCCGCGCCGCGGTCGCCGAGCCCCGCTTCGAGGTCACCCGCGAGCAGGTGACCGGCGTGCAGCTGGAGTCCGGGGCGGTGCTGCCCGCCGATCTGGTGGTCGACGCCACGGGCCGGGGCACCCGGTTACCGGTGTGGCTGCAGAAGTGGGGGTATGAGCGTCCGCGCGAGGACGTCGTGTCCGTCGGGATCTCCTACGCCAGCCAGCGGGTCCGGGTGCCCGACGGCCTGCTCAGCGAGAAGGTCGTGGTGGCAGGCGCATCGGATGCGCAGCCGCTGGGGATCGGCATGCTGTTCTACGAAGACGGCGTCTGGAACATCACCACGTTCGGGGTCGGGAAGGTGCAGCCGCCGCAGAGTTTCGCGCAGATGTGCGCGCTGGCCGACGAGATCCTGCCCGCACACGTCGCGTCCGCGCTGCGCCAGGGCACCGCGCTCGACGACGTCGCCCACCACAAGTACCCGGCCAGCCGCTGGCGCCGCTACGACAAACTCGACCGCCTTCCCCGCGGCATTCTGCCGTTCGGCGA
This region includes:
- a CDS encoding amino acid permease — encoded protein: MTRRTKSVEQSIADTDEPETRLRKDLNWWDLTVFGVSVVIGAGIFTITASTAGNLTGPAISVSFLIAAATCGLAALCYAEFASTVPVAGSAYTFSYATFGEFVAWIIGWDLILEFAVAAAVIAKGWSSYLGTVFNFGGGAMNIAGLQLDWGALLIIAFVTLILARGTKLSAGVSLAITVIKVGVVLLVVAVGAFYIKAANYSPFLPPAEPGHGGSGTEQSLFSLLTGAEGSSYGWYGLLAGASIVFFAFIGFDIIATTAEETKYPQRDISRGILASLAIVTVLYVAVSVVLTGMVHYTELRAAGEDANLATAFEANGVDWAANVISIGALAGLTTVVIVLVLGQTRVLFAMCRDGLLPRSLARTGTRGTPVRITLIVGALVAVTATAFPMGKLEEMVNIGTLFAFVLVSAGVIVLRRTRPDLKRGFRAPGVPLLPIASILACVWLMLNLTALTWIRFLIWMAIGVAIYFLYGRRHSVLGRRQADAISA
- a CDS encoding FAD-dependent oxidoreductase, which encodes MGRTAEHAVVIGASIGGLCAARVLSDFYGRVTLCERDELPDGPANRAAVPQGRHVHMLMARGAQEFETHFPGLLDDMVGEGVPILENRPDCIHFGAAGHVLGTAHRLQSEFTAYVPSRPQLEWQIRKRVLAIDNVEIIRAAVAEPRFEVTREQVTGVQLESGAVLPADLVVDATGRGTRLPVWLQKWGYERPREDVVSVGISYASQRVRVPDGLLSEKVVVAGASDAQPLGIGMLFYEDGVWNITTFGVGKVQPPQSFAQMCALADEILPAHVASALRQGTALDDVAHHKYPASRWRRYDKLDRLPRGILPFGDAVVSFNPTFGQGMSMTSLQAGHLRRALETPDADVARETIRATAKTTFPVWTMNAIGDLTMHRGRGPAPWWYKPVGALFDQFLGAAETDPVLAEWFLRRFSLLDSLYMVPPPRLIGRTIRHNMRLWLAQRRAARHPVTFETMQETR